A genomic segment from Triticum dicoccoides isolate Atlit2015 ecotype Zavitan chromosome 1A, WEW_v2.0, whole genome shotgun sequence encodes:
- the LOC119267524 gene encoding MOB kinase activator-like 1A isoform X3: MLYGCLLERISMNGWLLIVNILYGTLMEFCTPSTCPTMTAGSRFEYRWADGVQIKKPIEVSAPKYVEYLMDWIEVQLDDESIFPQKLGTPFPQNFRDVVKTIFKRLFRVYAHIYHTHFQKIVSLKEEAHLNTCFKHFTLFTCEFKLIDKAELAPLIDLIESIVTVC; this comes from the exons ATGCTGTACGGTTGCCTCCTGGAGAGGATCTCAATGAATGGATGGCTGTTAATA GTGAACATACTGTATGGCACTCTGATGGAGTTCTGCACGCCTTCCACATGCCCAACGATGACAGCCGGATCGAG GTTTGAGTATAGATGGGCCGACGGAGTGCAGATCAAGAAACCTATCGAGGTTTCGGCACCAAAATATGTGGAGTATTTGATGGACTGGATTGAGGTCCAACTTGATGATGAGTCCATATTCCCTCAAAAACTTG GAACACCTTTCCCACAAAATTTTCGAGATGTTGTGAAGACAATATTCAAGCGCCTTTTCCGTGTTTATGCTCATATTTACCACACTCATTTTCAGAAAATTGTGAGCCTCAAGGAAGAAGCCCATCTTAACACATGTTTCAAGCATTTTACATTGTTCACCTGC GAGTTCAAATTGATCGACAAGGCTGAACTTGCACCACTTATTGATCTTATTGAATCCATCGTGACCGTTTGCTAA
- the LOC119267524 gene encoding MOB kinase activator-like 1A isoform X1, which yields MSLFGLGSNWVDGNRNQRTFRPKKNAPSGNKGVQLKKHIDATLGNGNLRDAVRLPPGEDLNEWMAVNIVDFFNQVNILYGTLMEFCTPSTCPTMTAGSRFEYRWADGVQIKKPIEVSAPKYVEYLMDWIEVQLDDESIFPQKLGTPFPQNFRDVVKTIFKRLFRVYAHIYHTHFQKIVSLKEEAHLNTCFKHFTLFTCEFKLIDKAELAPLIDLIESIVTVC from the exons ATGAGTCTCTTCGGCTTGGGAAGCAA TTGGGTTGATGGCAACAGGAACCAAAGGACATTTAGGCCCAAGAAGAATGCACCATCTGGTAATAAG GGCGTacagttgaagaaacacattgatgCGACATTAGGAAATGGTAATTTGAGAGATGCTGTACGGTTGCCTCCTGGAGAGGATCTCAATGAATGGATGGCTGTTAATA TTGTTGATTTCTTCAATCAGGTGAACATACTGTATGGCACTCTGATGGAGTTCTGCACGCCTTCCACATGCCCAACGATGACAGCCGGATCGAG GTTTGAGTATAGATGGGCCGACGGAGTGCAGATCAAGAAACCTATCGAGGTTTCGGCACCAAAATATGTGGAGTATTTGATGGACTGGATTGAGGTCCAACTTGATGATGAGTCCATATTCCCTCAAAAACTTG GAACACCTTTCCCACAAAATTTTCGAGATGTTGTGAAGACAATATTCAAGCGCCTTTTCCGTGTTTATGCTCATATTTACCACACTCATTTTCAGAAAATTGTGAGCCTCAAGGAAGAAGCCCATCTTAACACATGTTTCAAGCATTTTACATTGTTCACCTGC GAGTTCAAATTGATCGACAAGGCTGAACTTGCACCACTTATTGATCTTATTGAATCCATCGTGACCGTTTGCTAA
- the LOC119267524 gene encoding MOB kinase activator-like 1A isoform X2 translates to MSLFGLGSKNQRTFRPKKNAPSGNKGVQLKKHIDATLGNGNLRDAVRLPPGEDLNEWMAVNIVDFFNQVNILYGTLMEFCTPSTCPTMTAGSRFEYRWADGVQIKKPIEVSAPKYVEYLMDWIEVQLDDESIFPQKLGTPFPQNFRDVVKTIFKRLFRVYAHIYHTHFQKIVSLKEEAHLNTCFKHFTLFTCEFKLIDKAELAPLIDLIESIVTVC, encoded by the exons ATGAGTCTCTTCGGCTTGGGAAGCAA GAACCAAAGGACATTTAGGCCCAAGAAGAATGCACCATCTGGTAATAAG GGCGTacagttgaagaaacacattgatgCGACATTAGGAAATGGTAATTTGAGAGATGCTGTACGGTTGCCTCCTGGAGAGGATCTCAATGAATGGATGGCTGTTAATA TTGTTGATTTCTTCAATCAGGTGAACATACTGTATGGCACTCTGATGGAGTTCTGCACGCCTTCCACATGCCCAACGATGACAGCCGGATCGAG GTTTGAGTATAGATGGGCCGACGGAGTGCAGATCAAGAAACCTATCGAGGTTTCGGCACCAAAATATGTGGAGTATTTGATGGACTGGATTGAGGTCCAACTTGATGATGAGTCCATATTCCCTCAAAAACTTG GAACACCTTTCCCACAAAATTTTCGAGATGTTGTGAAGACAATATTCAAGCGCCTTTTCCGTGTTTATGCTCATATTTACCACACTCATTTTCAGAAAATTGTGAGCCTCAAGGAAGAAGCCCATCTTAACACATGTTTCAAGCATTTTACATTGTTCACCTGC GAGTTCAAATTGATCGACAAGGCTGAACTTGCACCACTTATTGATCTTATTGAATCCATCGTGACCGTTTGCTAA